In Malassezia vespertilionis chromosome 7, complete sequence, the following proteins share a genomic window:
- the UBC12 gene encoding NEDD8-conjugating protein ubc12 (COG:O; EggNog:ENOG503NYKV): MINLWSQRKEADDVRKKRQKISPAQLRVQKDVTELALPSTMQTAFPDPTDLMHFALTISPDEGMYRGGAFQFSISVGQNYPHEPPKVKCMQKIYHPNLDLDGNVCLNILREEWNPILNLNSVLVGLQFLFLDPNPDDPLNKEGISYDRVM, translated from the exons ATGATCAAT CTATGGAGCCAGAGGAAAGAGGCGGATgacgtgcgcaaaaagcgacAGAAAATATCtccagcgcagctgcgtgtCCAAAAGG ACGTGACTGAATTGGCGCTGCCAAGCACGATGCAGACGGCGTTTCCCGATCCCACGGATCTGATGCATTTCGCGCTTACAATTTCGCCAGACGAGGGCATGTACCGCGGTGGCGCATTCCAATTTAGCATTTCGGTCGGCCAAAACTACCCTCACGAGCCACCTAAGGTAAAGTGCATGCAAAAG ATTTACCACCCCAATCTGGACTTGGACGGGAACGTGTGCCTCAACattttgcgcgaggaaTGGAATCCGATCTTGAACCTGAACTCGGTGCTGGTGGGGCTTCAGTTCTTGTTTCTCGATCCCAATCCCGACGACCCGCTAAACAAGG
- the MAP2 gene encoding methionyl aminopeptidase (MEROPS:MER0001728; EggNog:ENOG503NUPF; COG:J) codes for MAVAVNEAAATDDVAKKLAETQLQAAADTASNDADEADDGSDDEEESAALTEADKKKKKNKKKNAAKKKKAKSGKAVLEQTAPPTVGLTKMFPTGIYPVGEIQEYDTTKFDESRQRTTGEELRERERLVQQKEGFDYNLIRRAAETHRQVRQYAQRTIKPGMSMTEIVNMVEDGTRNLVEANGFESGIGFPTGVSLNEVAAHYTPNAGDKRILQATDVLKVDFGVHVKGRIVDSAFTLNFEPTWDPLLAAVKEATNAGVKTAGIDVRLGDVGAAVQEVMESHEFDAEGKTHQVKCIRNLNGHNIEPYRIHGGKSVPIVAMPNLNVKMEEGEHFAIETFGSTGRGLVVDSGDCSHYARKSNPPQVPLRVSSARQLLYTINKNFGSLPFCRRYLDRLGEQNYLLGLKHLVSQGVVQDYPPLADVPGSMTAQYEHTILLRPTCKEVVSRGDDY; via the coding sequence ATGGCGGTCGCTGTAAACGAGGCTGCTGCGACGGACGACGTTGCCAAGAAGCTCGCAGAgacgcagctgcaagcTGCCGCGGACACTGCATCGAATGACGCCGACGAGGCTGATGACGGATCTGATGACGAGGAGGAATCCGCTGCGCTGACCGAGGCCGAcaagaagaagaaaaagaacAAGAAAAAGAATGCGGCAAAGAAGAAAAAGGCCAAGAGCGGCAAGGCGGTGCTCGAGCAaacagcgccgcccacAGTCGGCCTGACCAAAATGTTCCCGACCGGCATCTACCCTGTCGGCGAGATTCAGGAGTACGACACGACCAAATTCGACGAGTCGCGCCAGCGGACGACGGGCGAAGaactgcgcgagcgcgagcgtctTGTGCAGCAGAAGGAGGGCTTTGACTACAACCTGATccgccgtgccgccgaGACACACCGCCAAGTCCGCCAatatgcgcagcgcactaTCAAGCCGGGCATGTCGATGACCGAGATTGTGAACATGGTCGAGGACGGCACGCGCAATTTGGTCGAAGCGAACGGATTCGAGTCGGGAATTGGGTTCCCCACGGGCGTGAGTCTTAACGAGGTGGCAGCGCACTACACGCCGAATGCGGgcgacaagcgcatcctgcaGGCCACCGACGTGCTCAAAGTCGACTTTGGCGTGCACGTAAAGGGGCGTATTGTCGACAGTGCCTTTACGCTCAACTTCGAGCCGACGTGGGAtccgctgcttgccgccgtGAAGGAGGCAACCAATGCGGGTGTCAAGACTGCAGGCATCGacgtgcgcctcggcgaCGTCGGTGCCGCAGTACAGGAGGTGATGGAGAGCCACGAATTTGATGCAGAAGGCAAAACACACCAGGTAAAGTGCATTCGTAACCTGAACGGCCATAATATCGAGCCTTATCGCATTCACGGCGGCAAGAGCGTGCCGATCGTCGCGATGCCAAACTTGAACGTGAAGATGGAGGAGGGCGAGCACTTTGCCATCGAGACGTTTGGCTCCACGGGCCGGGGCCTGGTCGTGGACTCGGGAGACTGCTCGCACTATGCACGGAAATCGAACCCACCGCaggtgccgctgcgcgtcagcagcgcgcgccagctgcTGTACACGATCAACAAAAACTTTGGCTCGCTGCCCTTCTGTCGGCGCTACTTGGACCGGCTGGGCGAGCAGAACTATTTGCTGGGGCTCAAGCATCTCGTGTCGCAAGGAGTTGTTCAGGACTATCCTCCGCTCGCGGATGTGCCTGGATCGATGACTGCGCAATACGAACACACGATCCTGCTCCGTCCTACGTGCAAGGAAGTCGTCTCGCGTGGCGATGATTACTAG
- a CDS encoding uncharacterized protein (TransMembrane:1 (o281-301i)) — MEHGTFAFVDAASYAPKLVLRIPKEDVQSKGCKMQVMVPLAPSVYYDPFTARVETQQGVAHVQHLGRLELEKQVGWSAHPMVWDAEMRAWWEGGDEDAVGVEPASQRTDGPCSGAACEHTAVLVDLDTAHGSEMGLEITIPLHKRYQIAQVHPVPVHVEIKHDAPAWLPAHIAPLYERAADVLASVASHALSWIARIHTRHYQSVELTGAHTAPILFAACTEGDIPEWDVADVHEILPDAYTHLRPRFEAKLQDAYLFVPPTPLLRMSKTVADMPVGDAGLYPLVQLGTFAATLLAMLLAVRSIRRACRK, encoded by the coding sequence ATGGAGCATGGCACCTTTGCGTTTGTGGACGCGGCGTCCTATGCGCCAAAgctggtgctgcgcattcCAAAAGAAGATGTACAGAGTAAAGGGTGCAAGATGCAGGTCATGGTGCCGCTAGCGCCGTCTGTGTACTACGATCCATTCACGGCGCGCGTAGAGACGCAGCAAGGCGTGGCGCATGTCCAGCATCTTGGGCGGCTGGAGCTGGAGAAGCAGGTGGGGTGGTCCGCACACCCGATGGTGTGGGACGCAGAGATGCGTGCCTGGTGGGAGGGTGGCGATGAGGATGCTGTCGGGGTCGAGCCAGCAAGCCAGCGCACGGACGGGCCTTGtagcggcgctgcatgcgaGCATACCGCCGTGCTTGTCGATCTGGACACGGCACACGGTAGCGAAATGGGTTTGGAAATTACGATTCCTTTGCATAAGCGCTACCAGATCGCGCAAGTCCACCCGGTGCCTGTACACGTCGAAAtcaagcacgacgcgccagCATGGCTTCCTGCGCacattgcgccgctgtacgAGCGTGCAGCAGACGTGCTTGCGTCGGTCGCATCACATGCCCTGTCATGGATTGCGCGCATACACACGCGGCATTACCAGTCCGTGGAGCTCACcggcgcgcacacagcGCCGATCCTCTTTGCCGCGTGCACGGAAGGCGACATCCCGGAGTGGGACGTTGCCGACGTCCACGAGATTCTCCCTGATGCATACACGCACCTGCGCCCGCGCTTTGAGGCGAAATTGCAGGATGCGTACTTGTTTGTGCCGCCcacgccgcttttgcgcatgTCGAAAACTGTGGCCGACATGCCGGTTGGAGATGCGGGGCTATACCCActtgtgcagctcggcacctttgcagcgacgctgcttgcTATGCTATTGGCTGTGCGCAGTATCCGCCGCGCATGTAGAAAGTAG
- the FBP26 gene encoding Fructose-2,6-bisphosphatase (COG:G; EggNog:ENOG503NTVY), protein MAEEHLHKHVLETVLQMQRDNSMHGDESFELSRPIPAPGALERQQFEENMASSELGGNPSDGLIALLRDHPDLVSSELARDAGEVLQPATKTRSTSHPGHSYTSTPHETGYVSSTLFPGPPCVSPSPPDDSLTGTQPFAFPEKIMYNHARGASNHIRGPSISRRDSPNLAPNLGQKIKPGSSGERIVVAMVGLPARGKSYLSNKLMRYLRWREYKVKVFNVGQLRRVTAQHKEEVTGVHIHTTATFFDPHNAEGVLKREELANECLEQLIAWLNRGGNVGVHDATNTTKQRRKHIADRVAQESGIRLIFLESICTDPDVIANNIAVKARSNDPDYNDRSVEEAKQDFMDRIKNYEAVYEPLDEDGTERNYHYCKIVDVGRSATMNLMGGYLESQIAFYLMNLHITPRNIFFSRHGESQFNVEGKIGGDSDLSERGQMYAQALPKLIHDHLGEAPLTVWHSSLRRTGQTARFLQYPKLVWNSLDELDAGVCDSMTYEEIEKYYPEDSANRDEDKFNYRYRGGESYRDVLVRLEPVIMELERQTNILIISHQAIIRSLYAYFMGLDQDELPYVNIPLHTVIKLTPKAYGCDEEHFQLPIEAVNTHRARPASARRVEEDDVLDGCGSAATTLPPTQTPNVDARK, encoded by the coding sequence ATGGCGGAGGAGCATCTTCACAAGCATGTCCTAGAGACTGTtttgcaaatgcagcgcgacaaTAGCATGCATGGCGACGAGTCGTTCGAGCTGTCGCGGCCGATTCCAGCGCCCGGCGCTCTGGAGCGCCAGCAATTTGAAGAAAATATGGCCTCGTCCGAGCTCGGGGGCAATCCGTCCGACGGCCTGAttgcgctcttgcgcgacCATCCCGACCTGGTTTCGTCCGAGCTGGCGAGAGATGCTGGTGAGGTGCTCCAACCGGCAACGAAAACGCGATCGACTTCGCACCCCGGCCATAGCTATACATCTACGCCACACGAAACGGGCTATGTGTCGAGCACGCTTTTCCCCGGGCCCCCCTGCGTATCGCCCTCCCCGCCCGACGATTCCCTGACAGGCACGCAGCCGTTTGCGTTTCCGGAGAAAATCATGTACAaccacgcgcgcggcgcatccaaCCACATACGCGGCCCTTCCatctcgcggcgcgactCGCCGAATCTGGCGCCCAACCTAGGCCAGAAAATCAAGCCGGGTTcgagcggcgagcgcatcgtggTTGCCATGGTTGGACTGCCTGCACGCGGCAAAAGCTACCTGAGCAACAAGCTGATGCGGTACCTCAGGTGGCGCGAGTACAAGGTCAAGGTCTTTAATGTAGGCCAGCTTCGTCGTGtgacggcgcagcacaaagAAGAGGTGACGGGTGTGCATATACACACCACGGCCACCTTCTTTGACCCCCATAATGCGGAGGGCGTGCTTAAAAGAGAAGAGCTTGCGAACGAAtgcctcgagcagctcatTGCCTGGCTCAATCGCGGCGGCAATGTCGGCGTGCATGATGCGACCAACACCACAAAGCAGCGGCGGAAGCATATTGCGGATCGTGTGGCCCAGGAGTCGGGCATTCGGCTCATTTTTCTCGAGTCGATCTGCACGGACCCCGATGTGATTGCGAACAATATTGCGGTCAAGGCCCGGAGCAACGATCCCGACTACAACGACCGCAGTGTTGAGGAAGCGAAGCAAGACTTTATGGACCGCATCAAGAATTACGAGGCGGTGTATGAGCcgctcgacgaggacggGACGGAACGCAACTACCATTATTGTAAGATTGTCGATGTGgggcgctcggcgacgaTGAATTTGATGGGCGGGTACCTCGAGTCGCAGATTGCATTCTACCTGATGAACTTGCACATCACTCCGCGCAACATCTTTTTTTCTCGCCACGGCGAGTCGCAGTTCAATGTCGAGGGCAAGATTGGAGGTGACTCGGACCTCTCGGAGCGCGGTCAAATGTATGCGCAGGCACTTCCGAAACTAATCCACGACCATCTCGGGGAAGCTCCGCTCACAGTCTGGCACAGttctttgcggcgcactggccagacggcgcgcttcttgcagTACCCAAAGCTCGTGTGGAATTCATTGGACGAACTGGACGCTGGCGTGTGCGACAGCATGACGTACGAGGAGATAGAAAAGTACTACCCCGAGGACTCTGCGAACCGCGACGAAGACAAGTTCAACTATCGTTACCGCGGGGGAGAAAGCTACCGGGATGTGCTTGTACGGCTGGAGCCGGTTATTAtggagctcgagcgccaaACGAATATTTTAATTATTAGCCACCAGGCAATCATCCGCTCTTTGTATGCCTACTTTATGGGTTTGGACCAGGACGAGCTGCCGTATGTCAACATCCCGCTGCATACGGTGATTAAGCTGACGCCAAAAGCGTACGGATGCGACGAAGAGCATTTCCAACTGCCGATTGAGGCTGTCAATACACACAGGGCACGGCCTGCAAGTGCACGGCGTGTGGAAGAGGATGATGTGTTGGACGGGTGTGGCTCGGCTGCGACGACCTTACCGCCCACGCAAACTCCCAATGTAGACGCACGCAAATAG
- a CDS encoding uncharacterized protein (EggNog:ENOG503NVU4; COG:O; BUSCO:EOG09261HB6; TransMembrane:2 (o14-35i107-125o)): MHDLARGSASGRGAWMLGAVAVGSSLATLLAVLSYQRSSRKARRKRLETEAHKAAVASALPSLHGGGIGTAHTPPTEAHDETLIREQLSRNYSFLGEEGMQRVRDSFVIVVGAGGVGSWSALMLLRSGVGHIRIIDFDQVSLSSLNRHACATLADVGRPKVECCAHYFEQVAPWANVEACAELFHAKNAARLLDGQPTYVVDAIDNLETKVALLRFCATHHLRVFSSMGAGAKADPSRIQISDISTTVEDPLARVVRRELRAVGVPPIPAVHTQHDPPYTDADFAQEWCVPCVYSTEKSDVRLLPLPEDEMDKGDVGELAAFEDFRVRILPVLGPLPAMFGLAAATYILCDLAGHKMEPLNVKGRRKLYEKLFADLNVTESRYPSPHTPAPPPANRTPLTASDIPPTYHASHPSSKNGPPPKVRIPFSVNDCAYLFEEVFRGRSVVPPFETLGTGQLMRWDPKRPLEYTNVALFTRKQAREHETVLKESLDPEAFWGAHVAEMMRRRLAEERRMSHWR; encoded by the coding sequence ATGCACGACTTGGCGCGTGGATCGGCGTCGGGCCGTGGGGCATGGATGCTTGGCGCGGTGGCTGTGGGCTCGTCGCTAGCGACGCTGCTAGCAGTGCTGAGTTACCAGCGATCgtcgcgcaaggcgcgccgcaaacggCTCGAAACTGAAGCGCACAAAGCCGCCGTTGCTTCGGCTCTGCCGTcgctgcacggcggcggcataGGCACCGCGCATACACCACCTACTGAAGCACACGATGAGACACTTAttcgcgagcagctcagcCGCAACTACAGTTTCCTTGGCGAAGAAGGGAtgcagcgtgtgcgcgaTAGTTTCGTGATTGTCGTCGGCGCCGGAGGAGTTGGCAGCTGGTCTGCGCtcatgctgctgcgctccgGCGTGGGCCACATTCGGATCATCGACTTTGACCAGGTGTCGCTCTCCTCCTTGAATCGGCACGCGTGTGCTACGCTGGCCGATGTGGGGCGCCCAAAGGTCGAGTGTTGTGCGCACTACTTTGAGCAGGTCGCGCCGTGGGCAAACGTCGAGGCATGTGCCGAGCTATTTCATGCCAAGAACGCCGCACGGCTTTTGGACGGACAGCCCACGTACGTGGTGGACGCAATCGATAACCTCGAGACTAAAGTAGCGCTTctgcgcttctgcgccaCGCACCATCTGCGCGTCTTTTCCTCGATGGGCGCCGGGGCCAAGGCAGACCCAAGCCGGATCCAAATTAGCGATATCTCTACCACCGTCGAGGATCCTTTGGCGCGTGTCGTTCGCCGAgagctgcgtgccgtgGGCGTGCCTCCGATTCCTGCAGTGCACACCCAGCACGACCCTCCGTATACAGACGCTGACTTTGCACAGGAATGGtgcgtgccgtgcgtgTATTCTACAGAAAAGTCCGATGTGCGGCTGCTTCCGCTTCCGGAAGACGAGATGGACAAGGGGGATGTGGGCGAGCTTGCAGCGTTTGAGGATTTCAGGGTGCGTATTCTTCCCGTGCTTGGGCCACTTCCGGCCATGTTTGGactcgccgccgccaccTACATCCTTTGCGACCTTGCGGGGCACAAGATGGAGCCGCTGAATGTCAAGGGGCGCCGCAAACTGTATGAAAAACTATTCGCCGACTTAAACGTCACGGAATCACGCTACCCGTCGCCGCACACACCGGCTCCGCCGCCGGCGAATCGCACGCCGCTCACAGCCTCGGATATCCCCCCGACGTACCATGCATCACATCCGTCCAGCAAGAATGGGCCGCCGCCCAAAGTGCGCATTCCATTCAGCGTGAATGACTGCGCGTACTTGTTTGAGGAAGTCTTTCGTGGACGCTCAGTCGTCCCGCCATTTGAGACGCTGGGCACGGGGCAGCTCATGCGCTGGGACCCCAAGCGTCCGCTCGAGTACACCAACGTTGCATTGTTTACCCggaagcaggcgcgcgagcatgAGACGGTCCTGAAAGAGAGCCTTGATCCAGAGGCATTTTGGGGGGCACACGTCGCCGAAATGATGCGTCGAAGACTAgccgaggagcggcgcatgtcgcACTGGCGCTAG